Proteins co-encoded in one Rhodococcus sp. PAMC28707 genomic window:
- a CDS encoding FadR/GntR family transcriptional regulator has translation MQQVQRSSLISQVTAQLREEIVAKRWPIGTRIPAEPELCELTGTGRNTVREAVQALVHAGMLERRQGSGTYVMTVSDLGGALGKYFADAQDRDVTELRRTLEVTAAMLAAERADGDDISALREALAARNLAWTTSSRDDAIAIDAQFHRAIVAASHNAIYLEFYDSLLPVIRRAMHHHAAEHENDYVDEHAALVEAVAAGDPLRAGEAARVFFRELGADH, from the coding sequence GTGCAGCAAGTTCAGCGTTCCAGTCTGATATCACAGGTCACTGCTCAGCTTCGCGAGGAGATCGTGGCCAAGCGTTGGCCAATCGGTACGCGTATTCCGGCAGAACCCGAGCTGTGCGAGTTGACCGGTACCGGTCGAAATACTGTCCGAGAAGCCGTGCAGGCTCTGGTCCACGCTGGAATGCTCGAGCGAAGGCAGGGATCGGGAACGTATGTGATGACGGTGTCGGATCTGGGCGGCGCGCTGGGAAAATATTTTGCCGACGCGCAGGACCGTGATGTCACCGAGCTACGACGCACCCTCGAGGTCACCGCGGCTATGCTTGCCGCCGAGCGAGCCGACGGAGACGACATCAGCGCACTACGAGAGGCACTCGCCGCACGAAATCTTGCCTGGACAACTAGTTCTCGCGACGACGCGATCGCGATCGATGCGCAGTTTCATCGCGCAATCGTCGCCGCTTCCCACAACGCCATCTATCTGGAGTTCTACGATTCGCTACTGCCGGTGATCCGCCGGGCCATGCATCATCACGCCGCCGAACACGAAAACGACTATGTGGACGAACATGCCGCGCTGGTCGAGGCCGTAGCGGCAGGCGACCCTCTACGTGCGGGCGAGGCAGCACGTGTGTTCTTCCGCGAACTCGGGGCGGACCACTGA
- a CDS encoding TIGR02569 family protein gives MSSVEPPQHVISTFGLRDVPPTPLGADWDGGWRLGDVVLSPVADHARAAWSAKVRETLAVDGVRLARPVRSTDGRYVVSSWRADTFIEGSPEPRHDEVVSLSMRLHAATAQLERPRFLVQPPVAPWADVDVFVAADRAAWEAVPLRAARGAGAPEVTSEDGRQSLELIKQFASLRRPVESADQLVHGDLFGTVLFDGSEAPGLTDITPYWRPTSWAAAVAVVDAISWGGADDALIGRWDDLPEWSQMLLRALIFRFAVHALHPRSTPEAFPGLARTADLVRLIL, from the coding sequence GTGAGCTCAGTGGAACCCCCTCAACACGTGATCTCCACATTCGGGTTGCGCGATGTACCGCCCACGCCGCTCGGTGCCGACTGGGACGGTGGGTGGCGACTCGGTGATGTCGTGCTTTCGCCTGTCGCAGATCACGCGCGTGCTGCGTGGTCGGCGAAGGTTCGCGAGACCCTGGCCGTCGACGGTGTCCGCCTTGCGCGTCCCGTCCGGTCGACCGACGGGCGTTACGTAGTCAGTAGTTGGCGCGCTGACACCTTCATCGAGGGTTCGCCGGAACCGCGGCACGACGAGGTCGTGTCGCTGTCGATGCGGCTGCATGCGGCAACGGCCCAGTTGGAGCGCCCTCGCTTTCTGGTGCAGCCGCCCGTTGCCCCGTGGGCGGATGTGGATGTGTTCGTTGCGGCAGATCGGGCGGCTTGGGAGGCTGTTCCCCTGCGTGCGGCGCGGGGTGCGGGCGCTCCGGAAGTGACCTCCGAAGACGGGCGTCAGAGCCTCGAATTGATCAAGCAGTTCGCGAGTCTGCGCAGACCTGTCGAGTCGGCAGACCAGTTGGTGCACGGCGATTTGTTCGGCACGGTGCTGTTCGACGGCAGCGAAGCCCCTGGCCTCACCGACATCACCCCGTATTGGCGTCCGACGTCATGGGCCGCAGCGGTGGCCGTGGTCGATGCCATTTCGTGGGGTGGAGCGGACGATGCTTTGATCGGGCGCTGGGACGATCTTCCCGAATGGTCACAAATGTTGTTGCGTGCCTTGATCTTTCGGTTCGCGGTGCATGCGCTGCATCCGCGCTCGACGCCCGAAGCTTTCCCCGGGCTCGCGCGGACGGCCGATTTGGTACGGCTGATCCTTTAG
- the moeZ gene encoding adenylyltransferase/sulfurtransferase MoeZ — protein MTQLPPLVEPAGELTLDEVARYSRHLIIPDVGMTGQRRLRNARVLVIGAGGLGSPALLYLAAAGVGTLGIVEFDDVELSNLQRQVIHGSSDVGRPKGESARDSIREMNSGVEVRLHNVRLDRSNAVPLFEQYDLVLDGTDNFATRYLVNDAAALAGKPYVWGSIYRFEGQVSVFWEDAPDGVGLNLRDLYPEAPPPGMVPSCAEGGVLGVLCASIGSVMVTEAIKLITGIGDTLLGRLLVYDALAMSYRTIRLQRDPDRIPITELIDYDAFCGVVSDEGAAGEEGSTITPNELAVLLETGADVALIDVREPVEWDIVHIAGATLVPKGGIISGDALASLPHDRRIVLHCKTGIRSAEALAVLKQAGFADAVHLQGGIIAWAGQIDPSLPIY, from the coding sequence ATGACGCAGTTGCCCCCGCTGGTCGAACCGGCAGGAGAGCTCACGCTCGACGAGGTGGCTCGATACAGTCGCCATCTGATCATCCCCGACGTAGGAATGACGGGGCAGCGACGGTTGCGGAACGCCCGAGTGTTGGTGATCGGCGCCGGAGGGCTCGGCTCGCCTGCATTGCTCTATCTAGCGGCGGCAGGTGTGGGGACGCTGGGGATCGTCGAGTTCGATGACGTCGAATTGTCCAACCTGCAGCGACAGGTCATCCACGGTAGTTCCGACGTCGGCCGCCCGAAAGGGGAAAGCGCTCGCGATTCGATTCGCGAAATGAACTCCGGCGTCGAGGTCAGGCTGCACAATGTGCGACTGGATCGCTCGAATGCCGTGCCTCTCTTCGAGCAGTACGATCTCGTTCTCGACGGAACCGACAACTTCGCCACGCGCTACCTCGTCAACGACGCCGCTGCTCTGGCCGGTAAGCCCTACGTGTGGGGGTCGATCTACCGTTTCGAAGGTCAGGTCTCGGTGTTCTGGGAGGATGCGCCGGACGGGGTCGGTCTGAACCTGCGAGATCTGTATCCGGAGGCTCCGCCGCCTGGCATGGTTCCCTCCTGTGCGGAGGGCGGTGTGCTCGGGGTCCTGTGTGCTTCGATCGGGTCGGTCATGGTGACCGAGGCGATCAAGCTGATCACCGGTATCGGTGACACTTTGCTGGGTCGATTGTTGGTGTACGACGCGTTGGCCATGAGCTACCGCACTATCCGTCTGCAGCGGGATCCGGATCGGATTCCGATCACCGAACTCATCGACTACGACGCGTTCTGTGGTGTCGTGTCCGACGAGGGCGCGGCTGGGGAGGAAGGTTCGACGATCACGCCGAACGAGTTGGCGGTGTTGCTCGAGACTGGTGCCGATGTCGCGTTGATCGATGTTCGCGAGCCGGTGGAGTGGGACATCGTGCACATCGCGGGGGCAACCCTGGTGCCGAAGGGCGGGATCATCTCCGGGGATGCGCTCGCGTCGCTTCCCCACGATCGGCGCATCGTGTTGCATTGCAAAACGGGAATTCGGTCGGCAGAGGCACTTGCCGTCCTCAAGCAGGCGGGTTTCGCCGATGCAGTTCATCTGCAAGGCGGCATTATCGCCTGGGCCGGTCAGATCGATCCCAGCTTGCCGATCTACTAG
- a CDS encoding DUF3152 domain-containing protein: MTDRGGPRRGGAYLPPDQRSRRFEAAEGRRTDGDRRTENARARGNDGPARRYESGPDDLPREVGGAGSHQPLRAQWDPTSREELRRPRTPRPERQVRKQSKLGKFASVYGWRAYAIPLLLVVTTLVVVDAVRTGDPTTTATGNLSLPADPGFGALSSDTSGSGVIGVPPQADGNFAASIPSGELPDGGSFAVDGAGTWHLVPGSSNKVGQGTERTFTYTVEVEDGIDTAGFGGDESFGRLVDQTLGNPKSWTNDPRFAFRRIESGDPDFRISLTSQMSIRKACGYDIQLEVSCYNPGIGRVVLNEPRWVRGAIAFQGDIGSYRQYQINHEVGHAIGYQQHQPCETEGGLAPVMMQQTFGTSNDDIARLDPEGVVPMDGKTCRFNPWPYPRS; this comes from the coding sequence GTGACTGACCGAGGAGGGCCGAGGCGCGGGGGTGCATACCTCCCACCCGATCAGCGGTCACGTCGGTTCGAGGCCGCAGAAGGCCGCCGTACCGACGGCGATCGCCGTACGGAGAACGCTCGAGCGCGAGGGAATGACGGCCCTGCTCGACGTTATGAAAGCGGTCCGGACGATCTCCCGCGTGAAGTCGGCGGCGCAGGATCGCACCAGCCGCTGCGGGCCCAGTGGGACCCTACGAGCCGAGAAGAATTACGACGTCCGCGGACACCGCGTCCGGAACGTCAAGTCAGAAAACAGAGCAAGCTCGGAAAATTTGCATCCGTCTATGGTTGGCGCGCCTATGCAATTCCGCTGCTTCTGGTGGTGACCACTCTGGTCGTGGTCGACGCGGTGCGCACCGGCGATCCCACCACCACCGCAACGGGAAACCTCTCACTGCCGGCGGATCCGGGATTCGGAGCGCTCAGCTCGGACACGAGCGGTTCCGGAGTGATCGGGGTTCCGCCGCAAGCCGACGGCAACTTCGCTGCATCCATTCCCTCCGGTGAGCTACCGGACGGCGGGTCGTTTGCTGTCGATGGTGCGGGTACCTGGCACCTGGTCCCTGGATCGTCGAACAAAGTCGGTCAAGGGACCGAGCGCACCTTCACCTACACCGTCGAGGTCGAGGACGGTATCGATACGGCAGGATTCGGTGGTGACGAGTCGTTCGGAAGACTGGTCGATCAGACACTTGGCAACCCGAAGAGTTGGACGAACGACCCCCGGTTCGCATTCCGCAGAATCGAATCCGGTGATCCTGATTTTCGAATCTCGCTGACCTCGCAGATGTCCATCCGTAAGGCCTGTGGTTACGACATTCAGCTCGAAGTATCGTGCTACAACCCTGGAATCGGTCGTGTCGTGCTCAACGAGCCCCGATGGGTGCGTGGTGCCATCGCATTTCAAGGTGATATCGGCTCGTATCGTCAATATCAGATAAATCACGAGGTCGGACACGCGATCGGCTATCAGCAGCATCAGCCTTGCGAAACCGAGGGAGGCCTGGCCCCGGTCATGATGCAGCAAACCTTCGGTACCTCGAACGACGACATCGCCCGCCTCGATCCAGAAGGCGTCGTGCCTATGGACGGCAAGACCTGTCGGTTCAATCCGTGGCCTTACCCGCGTAGCTGA
- a CDS encoding TetR/AcrR family transcriptional regulator, which produces MTELADRMSSDRPTPPAGRRSARLPREARRAQLLAAASEIFVTRGYHASGMDEIAECAGVSKPVLYQHFPGKLELYLAVLQSYVDTLISGVRQALRSTTDNRQRVRAAVLAFYDFVDTDTQGFRLVFESDLMGDPQVSARVEQATEACVDAVFDLVAHDSGLDPYRARVLAVGLVGASQFTARYWLEADRPISKEDAVDTTVSLAWGGLSHVPLQSP; this is translated from the coding sequence ATGACAGAACTCGCGGATCGGATGTCCTCGGACCGTCCGACTCCTCCAGCCGGCCGCCGCAGCGCGCGCTTGCCACGCGAGGCGCGGCGCGCGCAACTCTTGGCTGCAGCAAGCGAGATTTTCGTGACCCGTGGATATCACGCGTCCGGAATGGATGAGATCGCCGAATGCGCCGGAGTCAGCAAGCCGGTACTCTACCAACATTTCCCCGGCAAACTCGAGCTGTATCTCGCCGTATTGCAAAGCTACGTGGACACCCTGATCTCGGGGGTCAGGCAGGCGTTACGTTCGACGACCGACAACCGGCAGCGCGTCCGCGCTGCGGTGCTGGCGTTCTACGACTTCGTCGACACCGACACGCAGGGGTTTCGCCTGGTGTTCGAATCGGATCTCATGGGCGACCCCCAGGTGAGTGCCCGCGTCGAGCAGGCAACGGAAGCATGCGTCGACGCAGTGTTCGACCTCGTCGCTCACGACTCGGGCCTGGATCCGTACCGAGCGCGCGTGCTTGCCGTCGGTCTCGTCGGTGCCAGCCAGTTCACTGCGAGGTACTGGCTCGAGGCCGACCGCCCGATTTCCAAAGAGGACGCCGTCGACACAACGGTGTCACTTGCCTGGGGCGGACTGTCCCATGTTCCGCTTCAGTCTCCCTAG
- a CDS encoding DUF3107 domain-containing protein: protein MEVKIGVSESSRELVVNSAQSPDEVEKLVAQALSGKDGVLALVDEKGRKYLVQAAKVAYVEIGPADPRKVGFAT from the coding sequence GTGGAGGTCAAGATCGGTGTGTCGGAAAGCTCTCGCGAGCTCGTGGTGAACAGTGCACAGTCGCCGGACGAGGTCGAGAAGCTCGTTGCTCAGGCTTTGAGTGGCAAGGACGGCGTGCTGGCCCTCGTCGACGAGAAGGGCCGCAAGTATCTCGTGCAGGCCGCGAAGGTGGCGTACGTGGAGATTGGCCCAGCCGATCCTCGTAAGGTCGGATTCGCGACCTAG
- a CDS encoding ferritin-like fold-containing protein — protein MTLVAYDHPGISDLFAVLAYGEISAFYRLAEDARMAPSMQGRVALASMAAAEMNHFETVVGALSDRGVDVYTAMDPFVRALDEYHASTTPSTWMEALVKAYVGDGIAADFYREIAHTLDPEVARIVREVLAETGHSEFVVHEVAVRVQESSQDKARLMLWGRRLLGEAITQAQHVLAQRESLTDLVIAVSGDLNGVAALFDRMQEQHSKRMRVLGLV, from the coding sequence ATGACGTTGGTCGCTTACGACCACCCCGGGATATCGGATCTCTTCGCGGTGCTGGCGTACGGCGAAATTTCCGCGTTCTATCGGCTGGCCGAGGACGCCCGGATGGCTCCCTCGATGCAGGGTCGTGTCGCGCTGGCAAGTATGGCGGCGGCGGAAATGAACCACTTCGAAACTGTGGTCGGAGCACTGTCGGACCGAGGAGTGGACGTCTACACCGCGATGGACCCTTTCGTCCGCGCACTCGACGAGTACCACGCTTCGACGACCCCCTCGACGTGGATGGAAGCTCTTGTCAAAGCCTACGTCGGCGATGGAATTGCGGCCGACTTCTACCGCGAGATCGCCCACACCCTCGATCCCGAAGTCGCGAGGATCGTCCGCGAGGTTCTCGCCGAGACCGGTCATTCGGAATTCGTGGTTCACGAGGTCGCGGTCCGGGTGCAGGAAAGCTCTCAGGACAAGGCACGCCTGATGTTGTGGGGCCGGCGACTACTCGGCGAAGCGATCACCCAGGCACAGCACGTCTTGGCGCAGCGCGAGAGCCTCACCGACTTGGTGATAGCGGTATCGGGGGATCTCAACGGTGTCGCAGCGTTGTTCGATCGGATGCAGGAGCAGCACTCGAAAAGGATGCGCGTGCTCGGGCTCGTCTAG
- a CDS encoding DEAD/DEAH box helicase — MSKIIIDQEDETGDTTLTAQLDDTHVPPTFAELGVREEIVRSLKDIGIERTFAIQELTLPLALAGDDLIGQARTGMGKTFGFGVPLLQRISTTDSGTTALDGTPRALIIVPTRELCVQVTSDLQNAAKHLRSTTGPVKVLSIYGGRPYEAQISALQNGVDVVVGTPGRLLDLAKQGHLILGKIGVLVLDEADEMLDLGFLPDIERILGMVPDKRQTMLFSATMPGPIITLARTFLTQPTHIRAEEAESSAVHDRTAQHVYRAHALDKVEMVTKVLQANGRGATMIFTRTKRTAQKVADELAERGFAVGSVHGDLGQVQREKALKKFRTGGIDVLVATDVAARGIDIDDVTHVINYQCPEDEKTYVHRIGRTGRAGRTGIAVTLVDWDDIPRWQLIDKALNLGTPDPVETYSSSPHLFEELDIPTGVGSTVHKSSEAKAAKDSNGSAATDETSDEKGSEQPDADAEPRASKPRRSRSRSRTRAGKPATGEADSVADTTGSVATESTGDTGTETTAPPRRRRRRRSSASASSGAAASE, encoded by the coding sequence CTGAGCAAGATCATTATCGACCAAGAAGACGAGACCGGCGACACGACGTTGACCGCCCAACTCGACGACACGCACGTACCCCCGACCTTCGCCGAACTGGGCGTGCGTGAGGAGATCGTCCGATCCCTCAAGGACATCGGGATCGAGCGGACCTTCGCAATCCAGGAGCTGACACTCCCCCTGGCTCTGGCCGGTGACGACCTCATCGGTCAGGCCCGCACCGGAATGGGCAAGACCTTCGGGTTCGGCGTTCCACTGCTGCAGCGCATCTCCACAACGGACTCAGGCACCACGGCTCTCGACGGCACCCCGCGGGCGCTCATAATCGTGCCCACCAGGGAACTATGTGTGCAGGTCACCTCGGACCTCCAGAATGCGGCCAAACATCTCCGCTCGACGACTGGACCTGTCAAGGTGCTCTCGATCTACGGCGGTCGCCCCTACGAGGCACAGATCAGTGCCCTGCAGAACGGCGTCGACGTCGTCGTCGGTACACCCGGACGCCTTTTGGACCTCGCGAAGCAGGGTCACCTGATTCTGGGCAAGATCGGCGTCCTGGTACTCGACGAGGCCGACGAGATGCTCGATCTCGGGTTCTTGCCGGACATCGAACGCATTCTCGGAATGGTCCCGGACAAAAGGCAGACGATGTTGTTCTCGGCAACGATGCCAGGACCGATCATCACCCTCGCCCGTACGTTCCTCACCCAGCCGACTCATATTCGCGCCGAAGAGGCCGAGTCGTCGGCAGTGCACGATCGCACCGCCCAGCACGTCTACCGAGCTCACGCACTCGACAAGGTCGAGATGGTGACCAAGGTGCTCCAAGCAAACGGCCGCGGTGCGACCATGATCTTCACCCGTACCAAGCGCACCGCCCAGAAAGTCGCAGACGAACTCGCGGAACGTGGATTCGCCGTCGGCTCGGTGCACGGTGACCTCGGGCAGGTCCAGCGCGAAAAAGCGCTGAAGAAGTTCCGCACCGGTGGAATCGACGTTCTCGTGGCCACCGATGTGGCTGCCCGGGGCATCGATATCGACGACGTCACGCACGTCATCAACTACCAGTGCCCGGAGGACGAGAAGACATACGTTCACCGCATCGGCCGGACGGGCCGCGCAGGCCGCACCGGCATCGCTGTGACGTTGGTCGATTGGGATGACATCCCCCGGTGGCAGCTCATCGACAAAGCCCTCAATCTCGGGACACCCGACCCCGTCGAAACCTACTCGAGCAGCCCGCACCTGTTCGAAGAACTCGACATCCCAACCGGTGTGGGCAGCACAGTGCACAAGTCGTCCGAGGCCAAAGCCGCGAAGGACTCGAACGGTAGCGCTGCAACCGATGAGACCTCGGATGAAAAGGGCTCTGAGCAGCCCGACGCCGATGCGGAGCCGCGTGCTTCCAAGCCTCGCCGCTCCCGCTCTCGTTCGCGCACCAGAGCGGGTAAGCCCGCGACCGGAGAGGCTGACTCCGTCGCTGACACCACCGGTTCGGTAGCCACCGAATCGACCGGTGACACAGGGACAGAAACGACGGCTCCTCCACGTAGACGACGGCGTCGCCGCTCCTCCGCGTCAGCCTCGTCCGGTGCGGCCGCGTCGGAGTAG
- a CDS encoding AAA family ATPase yields MTTVLAVANQKGGVAKTTTVASLAAALHALDQRVLVVDLDPQGCLTFSLGHNPDKLDSSVHEVLTGDKKVSDVLIETDEGIMLLPATIDLAGAEALLLMRPGREYALKRALAPVIDNFDVVIIDCPPSLGVLTLNGLTAAQSVLVPLQCETLAHRGVGQLLRTVSEIQQITNPDLTLLGALPTLFDARTTHSRDVLGDVSDRYDLPVLSPPIPRTVRFAEATASGSTVLSGRKSKGAQAYRELAANLLAHWQHGTELATYSPNTPD; encoded by the coding sequence GTGACGACAGTACTAGCAGTGGCCAATCAGAAGGGTGGCGTCGCGAAAACGACGACGGTTGCGTCGCTGGCGGCCGCACTCCACGCGCTCGACCAGCGGGTTCTCGTGGTCGATCTCGATCCGCAGGGGTGCCTGACGTTTTCGTTGGGTCACAACCCCGACAAACTCGATTCATCCGTGCACGAAGTCCTCACCGGCGACAAAAAGGTTTCCGACGTGCTCATCGAAACCGACGAGGGCATCATGCTGCTGCCCGCGACGATCGATCTTGCCGGTGCCGAAGCGTTGCTCCTCATGCGTCCGGGACGAGAATATGCTCTCAAGCGAGCGCTGGCGCCGGTGATCGACAATTTCGACGTCGTCATCATCGACTGCCCTCCTTCGCTGGGGGTGTTGACCCTCAACGGCCTCACCGCAGCCCAATCGGTGCTCGTTCCACTGCAATGTGAAACTCTCGCGCATCGTGGTGTCGGACAGTTACTTCGGACCGTCTCGGAGATCCAACAGATCACCAATCCTGATCTGACCCTGCTCGGTGCACTGCCGACTCTGTTCGATGCGCGGACCACTCACAGCAGGGATGTGCTCGGCGACGTATCCGATCGATACGATCTGCCGGTTCTGTCGCCACCGATCCCGCGAACTGTCCGGTTCGCGGAGGCTACGGCTTCAGGGTCGACGGTGCTCTCGGGTCGAAAGAGCAAGGGCGCGCAGGCATATCGCGAACTTGCAGCGAATCTTCTGGCACACTGGCAGCACGGGACCGAATTGGCCACTTATTCTCCGAACACACCGGACTGA
- a CDS encoding acid phosphatase, producing MTISNSGTTGRVVLLRHGETEWATSGRHTGPTDVPLTAVGEQQAVAAGELIVELELREPLVLSSPRARAQRTAHLAGLTVDREWDALSEVDYGDYEGLTSPEIHATVPHWTVWTHPCPNGESIDDFGSRADLVLSVVLPVLVERDVILVGHGHFSRALLTRWLELPVAEGKRFAMAPGAYSVLGFDHSYRQLVVHNIDPSVRTGRKKP from the coding sequence ATGACGATCTCCAACTCTGGCACCACCGGCCGGGTCGTGCTACTCCGGCACGGCGAAACCGAATGGGCAACAAGTGGCCGGCACACGGGACCCACGGACGTCCCACTGACAGCAGTCGGCGAGCAGCAGGCCGTCGCGGCAGGCGAACTCATCGTGGAACTCGAACTGCGCGAGCCGCTGGTCCTGTCGAGCCCACGCGCGCGGGCTCAGCGGACTGCACACCTCGCCGGCCTGACGGTCGACCGAGAGTGGGACGCGCTCTCCGAAGTCGACTACGGAGACTACGAGGGCCTGACCTCACCCGAAATACACGCAACCGTGCCGCACTGGACCGTGTGGACGCACCCGTGCCCGAACGGTGAGTCGATCGACGATTTCGGCTCCCGTGCCGATCTCGTGCTCTCCGTCGTGCTGCCGGTCTTGGTCGAGCGCGACGTCATCCTCGTCGGACATGGCCATTTTTCGCGTGCTTTGCTCACTCGATGGTTGGAACTGCCTGTCGCCGAGGGGAAACGCTTCGCAATGGCTCCTGGTGCGTACTCGGTGCTGGGCTTCGATCATTCGTATCGACAGCTCGTCGTCCACAACATCGATCCGTCGGTGCGAACCGGGAGAAAGAAGCCGTGA
- a CDS encoding GNAT family N-acetyltransferase codes for MIRRANENDVEAITGLVYELADYEKSLEHCTVKPEQIAAALFGPAPSVFAHVAENDGEVVGVALWFLNFSTWDGVNGIYLEDLYVKPAFRGAGHGRALLAALATECIEKGYTRLSWWVLDWNTPSIGFYRSLGALAQDEWTTFRMTGDALAALANTSSSS; via the coding sequence ATGATCCGACGGGCGAACGAGAACGATGTGGAAGCCATCACCGGGCTCGTGTACGAACTGGCCGACTATGAGAAATCGCTCGAACACTGCACGGTGAAACCCGAACAGATCGCTGCCGCTCTATTCGGACCAGCACCTTCGGTGTTCGCCCACGTCGCCGAGAACGACGGCGAGGTCGTGGGAGTGGCTCTGTGGTTCCTGAACTTCTCCACCTGGGATGGCGTCAACGGCATCTATCTCGAAGACCTCTATGTCAAACCCGCATTTCGCGGAGCGGGCCATGGCAGAGCACTACTCGCCGCACTGGCCACGGAGTGCATCGAGAAGGGGTACACCCGGCTGAGTTGGTGGGTGCTCGATTGGAACACCCCGTCGATCGGCTTCTACCGTTCACTCGGCGCTCTCGCTCAGGACGAGTGGACGACGTTCCGGATGACCGGTGATGCACTGGCTGCCCTCGCGAATACGTCCAGCTCGAGCTAG
- a CDS encoding diacylglycerol kinase family protein, which translates to MRALLIVNPNATSTTPAARDLLAHALSSRVRVTVAHTTHRDHAAELAREAREDGMGLVIVHGGDGTVNEVINGLLGVPLPTSMRSVTIGAIPALAVVPGGSANVFARSLGIEPDPVAATNQLIELLASRSRRTIGLAHCDNRWFTFNAGLGLDADVCRAIDASRKDGRPVSATRYVRSAVREFFRHKRHEPMLTVEVPGHDPITGVHYAFVSNSSPWTYLDARPVHTNPGTTFDTGLGLFAMRTTKVVPSLLVSRQLLSAGAEPKSRNLFRIDDVPRIKITSTEPIGLQMDGDYLGERTEAEFFATPSALEVIAPPSE; encoded by the coding sequence GTGCGCGCGCTTCTGATCGTCAACCCCAATGCGACATCGACCACTCCTGCTGCCCGTGACCTGTTGGCGCACGCGCTGTCGAGCCGCGTTCGCGTCACGGTCGCCCACACCACGCACCGAGATCACGCGGCCGAATTGGCACGCGAAGCTCGGGAGGACGGTATGGGCCTGGTCATCGTCCACGGTGGTGACGGCACGGTGAACGAGGTCATCAACGGACTGCTCGGTGTTCCGCTTCCGACGTCGATGCGATCAGTGACGATCGGGGCCATCCCGGCTTTGGCCGTGGTGCCTGGAGGCAGTGCGAATGTCTTCGCCCGCTCCCTTGGAATCGAACCCGACCCGGTAGCTGCCACCAATCAGCTCATCGAGCTTCTTGCGTCGCGGTCGAGACGGACGATCGGCCTCGCCCACTGCGACAACCGGTGGTTCACATTCAATGCCGGCCTAGGACTCGATGCCGACGTATGTCGTGCGATCGACGCGAGCCGCAAGGACGGACGCCCTGTTTCTGCCACTCGCTACGTTCGGTCGGCCGTACGCGAGTTCTTTCGGCACAAGCGTCACGAGCCGATGTTGACAGTCGAGGTGCCGGGCCACGACCCGATCACCGGCGTGCATTACGCGTTCGTTTCCAATTCGAGTCCGTGGACCTATCTCGATGCCAGGCCGGTTCACACCAATCCCGGGACCACGTTCGATACCGGACTCGGGTTGTTCGCAATGAGGACGACCAAGGTGGTGCCCAGCCTTCTGGTGTCGCGACAACTTCTATCTGCAGGCGCGGAACCCAAGTCTCGCAATCTCTTTCGCATCGACGATGTGCCGCGAATCAAGATCACTTCGACCGAACCGATCGGCCTGCAGATGGACGGCGATTATCTCGGGGAGCGCACCGAGGCCGAATTCTTCGCAACTCCGTCTGCACTGGAAGTCATAGCCCCGCCGTCCGAATGA
- a CDS encoding WhiB family transcriptional regulator encodes MDWRHNAICRDEDPELFFPVGNSGPALAQIADAKVVCTRCPVTADCLSWALESGQDAGVWGGMSEDERRALKRRNARTRARSSV; translated from the coding sequence ATGGACTGGCGCCACAACGCTATTTGTCGCGACGAAGACCCGGAACTATTTTTCCCCGTGGGAAACAGTGGCCCGGCACTCGCACAAATCGCCGATGCCAAAGTCGTCTGCACGCGATGCCCTGTCACGGCTGATTGCCTTTCATGGGCACTCGAGTCCGGCCAGGATGCGGGCGTGTGGGGCGGCATGAGCGAAGACGAGCGTCGCGCACTCAAGCGTCGTAATGCTCGCACGCGAGCACGTAGCTCCGTCTGA